From a single Aggregatilinea lenta genomic region:
- a CDS encoding YceI family protein, which yields MTTAPTSRRRRPLKWILLSIVLIAVAALLLWIWQGSDVTPRSAVLATHTPQPEARRYEVDIDESALNVIVDTRIGQVHGAFELTSGTIELVQETGGWRLYANFTLDGRSLDVGNGLVNTTIRRALELDQYPEGVYIARSDDLLPDPPTSATLSLAGEVELHGVVQTYTVPTDVDIDGDRITLSAQMPIDVAAFGVSVPSLLASDELQTDLQVVAYEDVAAPVVTATADAGE from the coding sequence ATGACGACCGCACCGACCTCTCGCCGCCGCAGGCCGCTCAAGTGGATTCTCCTGTCGATCGTGCTGATCGCCGTTGCCGCCTTGCTTCTGTGGATCTGGCAGGGCAGCGACGTGACGCCGCGCAGCGCGGTGCTCGCCACCCACACGCCGCAACCTGAAGCACGCCGTTATGAAGTTGACATCGACGAATCCGCGCTGAACGTGATCGTGGATACGCGCATCGGCCAGGTGCACGGCGCGTTCGAGCTGACCAGCGGCACAATCGAGCTGGTGCAGGAAACGGGCGGCTGGCGGCTGTACGCCAACTTCACGCTCGACGGGCGCTCGCTGGATGTGGGTAACGGGCTGGTGAACACGACCATCCGCCGCGCGCTGGAACTGGACCAGTACCCGGAGGGCGTGTACATCGCCCGCAGCGACGATCTGCTGCCCGACCCGCCGACCTCCGCAACGCTGTCACTGGCCGGGGAAGTCGAGCTGCATGGCGTGGTGCAGACCTACACCGTGCCGACTGACGTGGACATCGACGGCGACCGGATCACACTCTCGGCGCAGATGCCCATCGACGTGGCGGCGTTCGGCGTCAGCGTGCCGTCGCTGCTGGCAAGCGACGAGCTTCAGACAGATTTGCAGGTGGTCGCATATGAGGACGTCGCCGCGCCGGTCGTCACCGCCACGGCGGATGCGGGGGAATAG